A genomic window from Elaeis guineensis isolate ETL-2024a chromosome 3, EG11, whole genome shotgun sequence includes:
- the LOC105041960 gene encoding triacylglycerol lipase OBL1 isoform X1, translating to MASETSESSRDDECMNEYMIYRHENISLLDILSLLIFRRHLINYKFVESSSSVAGRLEGVPTDWITALTFVLQKILSETRTPLKWIGRVIEFLLNLVSLNGGVRGLIWNIITVSVVIPTRGTANFRSIIAHLDGRIDLRKSNSWLHYLPLMDAPAGLGEIDPLDLSMMAAKVAYENCEYIKDTVTNHWKMHFVGYYSCWNKFLQDKATQAFIFCNKPQEADLIVLAFRGTEAFNAHDWSTDVDLSWLSMGKLGNVHLGFLKALGLQDETDYQKGFPKELSWNDPGKQVAYYVLRDTLRTLLKKHNKAKILVTGHSLGGALAAIFPALLAMHEEYDILDSIYGVMTYGQPRVGDATFKKYMESILSNRYYRMVYRYDIVPRIPFDMPPVALFKHCGTCIYYDGWYERQAMNDDSPNPNYFDIEYTSSVYLNALGDLIKALLLGRTQGKDFKEEFFSILFRASWLILPGVASHSPRDYVNGGRLAKITGKDSLSSGLFHQK from the exons ATGGCTTCTGAAACTTCTGAATCTTCTCGTGATGATGAGTGCATGAATGAGTACATGATATACCGGCATGAGAACATAAGTCTGCTCGATATACTAAGCCTTCTCATCTTCAGAAGACACCTGATCAATTATAAGTTTGTCGAGAGCAGCAGCTCAGTGGCTGGCAGGCTCGAGGGTGTGCCGACCGACTGGATCACCGCTCTGACATTTGTTCTTCAGAAGATATTATCGGAGACCAGAACGCCACTGAAGTGGATTGGACGAGTCATCGAGTTTTTGCTGAACTTGGTATCCCTTAATGGTGGAGTTCGAGGCTTAATTTGGAATATCATCACAG TGTCTGTTGTAATCCCCACCCGTGGCACGGCTAACTTCCGATCAATCATCGCACACCTCGATGGACGAATTGATCTCCGCAAGAGTAATTCCTGGCTCCATTATCTCCCCTTAATGGATGCGCCAGCAGGGCTTGGTGAAATAGATCCCTTGGATCTCTCCATGATGGCTGCCAAGGTAGCTTATGAGAATTGTGAGTATATCAAGGATACAGTAACCAACCATTGGAAG ATGCACTTTGTGGGGTACTACAGTTGCTGGAAca AGTTCCTTCAAGACAAAGCGACCCAAGCCTTCATCTTTTGCAACAAGCCGCAGGAAGCCGACCTCATCGTCTTGGCCTTCCGTGGCACCGAGGCCTTCAACGCCCACGACTGGTCCACCGACGTCGACCTATCTTGGCTCTCAATGGGAAAATTGGGCAACGTCCACTTGGGTTTCTTAAAGGCTCTCGGTCTCCAAGATGAGACGGACTACCAAAAAGGCTTCCCAAAAGAGCTGAGTTGGAATGACCCTGGCAAACAGGTGGCATACTACGTTCTTAGGGATACACTAAGAACCTTGCTAAAGAAGCACAACAAAGCAAAGATACTTGTGACCGGGCATAGCTTGGGTGGAGCACTTGCTGCTATTTTCCCAGCTTTGTTAGCTATGCATGAGGAATACGATATTCTGGATTCTATATACGGTGTAATGACGTATGGGCAGCCCAGGGTTGGAGATGCTACCTTCAAAAAATACATGGAATCCATCCTGAGCAACAGATACTATCGGATGGTGTATCGGTATGATATCGTCCCTCGAATTCCATTCGATATGCCACCAGTGGCATTGTTCAAGCATTGTGGGACTTGCATCTACTACGACGGATGGTATGAAAGACAG GCTATGAATGACGATTCGCCGAACCCCAATTACTTTGATATAGAATATACAAGTTCGGTGTATTTGAATGCTTTGGGTGACCTCATCAAGGCTCTCCTCCTAGGGAGAACCCAAGGTAAGGACTTCAAAGAAGAGTTTTTCTCGATCCTCTTCAGGGCATCTTGGCTAATCTTGCCTGGTGTTGCATCTCATAGTCCCAGAGACTACGTCAACGGTGGAAGGCTTGCAAAGATAACCGGCAAAGACTCTTTGAGTAGTGGtttgtttcatcaaaaatga
- the LOC105041960 gene encoding triacylglycerol lipase OBL1 isoform X2, whose translation MASETSESSRDDECMNEYMIYRHENISLLDILSLLIFRRHLINYKFVESSSSVAGRLEGVPTDWITALTFVLQKILSETRTPLKWIGRVIEFLLNLVSLNGGVRGLIWNIITDALCGVLQLLEQIWLMQMTRHNLTEFLQDKATQAFIFCNKPQEADLIVLAFRGTEAFNAHDWSTDVDLSWLSMGKLGNVHLGFLKALGLQDETDYQKGFPKELSWNDPGKQVAYYVLRDTLRTLLKKHNKAKILVTGHSLGGALAAIFPALLAMHEEYDILDSIYGVMTYGQPRVGDATFKKYMESILSNRYYRMVYRYDIVPRIPFDMPPVALFKHCGTCIYYDGWYERQAMNDDSPNPNYFDIEYTSSVYLNALGDLIKALLLGRTQGKDFKEEFFSILFRASWLILPGVASHSPRDYVNGGRLAKITGKDSLSSGLFHQK comes from the exons ATGGCTTCTGAAACTTCTGAATCTTCTCGTGATGATGAGTGCATGAATGAGTACATGATATACCGGCATGAGAACATAAGTCTGCTCGATATACTAAGCCTTCTCATCTTCAGAAGACACCTGATCAATTATAAGTTTGTCGAGAGCAGCAGCTCAGTGGCTGGCAGGCTCGAGGGTGTGCCGACCGACTGGATCACCGCTCTGACATTTGTTCTTCAGAAGATATTATCGGAGACCAGAACGCCACTGAAGTGGATTGGACGAGTCATCGAGTTTTTGCTGAACTTGGTATCCCTTAATGGTGGAGTTCGAGGCTTAATTTGGAATATCATCACAG ATGCACTTTGTGGGGTACTACAGTTGCTGGAAca GATTTGGCTGATGCAAATGACGCGACATAATCTTACAGAGTTCCTTCAAGACAAAGCGACCCAAGCCTTCATCTTTTGCAACAAGCCGCAGGAAGCCGACCTCATCGTCTTGGCCTTCCGTGGCACCGAGGCCTTCAACGCCCACGACTGGTCCACCGACGTCGACCTATCTTGGCTCTCAATGGGAAAATTGGGCAACGTCCACTTGGGTTTCTTAAAGGCTCTCGGTCTCCAAGATGAGACGGACTACCAAAAAGGCTTCCCAAAAGAGCTGAGTTGGAATGACCCTGGCAAACAGGTGGCATACTACGTTCTTAGGGATACACTAAGAACCTTGCTAAAGAAGCACAACAAAGCAAAGATACTTGTGACCGGGCATAGCTTGGGTGGAGCACTTGCTGCTATTTTCCCAGCTTTGTTAGCTATGCATGAGGAATACGATATTCTGGATTCTATATACGGTGTAATGACGTATGGGCAGCCCAGGGTTGGAGATGCTACCTTCAAAAAATACATGGAATCCATCCTGAGCAACAGATACTATCGGATGGTGTATCGGTATGATATCGTCCCTCGAATTCCATTCGATATGCCACCAGTGGCATTGTTCAAGCATTGTGGGACTTGCATCTACTACGACGGATGGTATGAAAGACAG GCTATGAATGACGATTCGCCGAACCCCAATTACTTTGATATAGAATATACAAGTTCGGTGTATTTGAATGCTTTGGGTGACCTCATCAAGGCTCTCCTCCTAGGGAGAACCCAAGGTAAGGACTTCAAAGAAGAGTTTTTCTCGATCCTCTTCAGGGCATCTTGGCTAATCTTGCCTGGTGTTGCATCTCATAGTCCCAGAGACTACGTCAACGGTGGAAGGCTTGCAAAGATAACCGGCAAAGACTCTTTGAGTAGTGGtttgtttcatcaaaaatga